A section of the Stenotrophomonas sp. 364 genome encodes:
- a CDS encoding Lrp/AsnC family transcriptional regulator, whose product MTAAYAPDEFDRAILAILQRDNTTAQREIAETVHLSAPAVQRRIKRLQEAGFIRANVAVLDQSRLGRPLTIMVEVRVSSEQPHRVAPFRRRVQDDPAVQQCYAITGDADFLLILTAASMEEYEAISERLFGNDDNIERYRTAVALSTLKRGLDVPL is encoded by the coding sequence ATGACCGCCGCGTACGCTCCCGACGAATTCGACCGCGCCATCCTGGCCATCCTGCAGCGCGACAACACCACCGCCCAGCGTGAGATCGCCGAGACGGTGCACCTGTCCGCGCCCGCCGTGCAGCGCCGGATCAAGCGCCTGCAGGAGGCGGGCTTCATCCGCGCCAATGTCGCCGTGCTCGACCAGAGCCGGCTCGGCCGCCCGCTGACCATCATGGTCGAGGTGCGCGTGAGCAGCGAACAACCGCATCGTGTGGCCCCGTTCCGCCGCCGCGTGCAGGACGACCCGGCCGTGCAGCAGTGTTATGCGATCACCGGCGACGCCGACTTCCTGCTGATCCTCACCGCCGCGTCCATGGAGGAGTACGAGGCCATCAGCGAACGCCTGTTCGGCAACGACGACAACATCGAGCGCTACCGCACGGCGGTGGCGCTGAGCACGCTGAAGCGGGGGCTGGACGTACCGCTGTAG
- the fhuE gene encoding ferric-rhodotorulic acid/ferric-coprogen receptor FhuE, which yields MTRSSVVLPRLLPQARLTQALLAALCALAAAPAFAQDAPADATTLDKVVVKGERAEGYSVRKTSAGTRFDLAPREIPQSVSIISHQRIEDQNLDDILDVLANTTGVSSTQSDTERTEFYARGFYIDSYQFDGLPTQMVQNWSYGDSGLDLALYDRVEVVRGATGLLSGAGNPSASVNLIRKHADSAELTGTVSVNVGSWGRTRSTVDVTAPLNASGSVRARVIGSYLDTDAQMDRYNQHKTLGYAVIDADLTPDTQLSVGYDYQQKRANGATWGGFPMLYSDGTSTGYDASFNASPNWTYWDTTSKRAFATLEHGFANGWTFKIGATHDESKADDKLFYPAYNDWTSGASNFDKTTGAGISPSAGFYNTERKVNAVDGFVDGPFQLFGREHQFMAGLSYNKREYANYGDYQVGGANLPWDPFTSYLNWNGDIAEPNWNALALASRGTITQKAGYAATRLSLADPLKLIIGARYTDWKSEGEDADRSHKVTTPYAGLVFDINDTYSTYASYTEIFQPQMLKNRNGSYLDPVDGKSYEVGVKGAWFDDRLNASLAVFRIEQDNVGQSTGEPVVGGTGGETAYIAARGTVSRGFEFEVNGELAPGWNATFGASRYVAKDINDADINTNLPQTTIKLFTSYTPQSLTALTVGGGANWQNRIYYPVPAYGRIEQEGYALVSAFVRYRISPEFSVQANLNNLLDKTYFSQINGYGAYGDGRNGSITFNWSF from the coding sequence ATGACCCGTTCTTCCGTTGTGCTGCCCCGCCTGCTGCCGCAGGCCCGCCTGACCCAGGCCCTGCTCGCTGCGCTGTGCGCGCTGGCCGCTGCCCCCGCGTTCGCGCAGGACGCCCCAGCCGACGCCACCACCCTGGACAAGGTGGTGGTCAAGGGCGAGCGCGCCGAAGGCTACTCCGTGCGCAAGACCTCGGCCGGCACCCGCTTCGACCTGGCCCCGCGCGAGATCCCGCAGTCGGTGAGCATCATCAGCCACCAGCGCATCGAAGATCAGAACCTGGACGACATCCTCGACGTGCTGGCCAACACCACCGGCGTCAGCAGCACCCAGTCCGATACCGAACGCACCGAGTTCTACGCCCGCGGCTTCTACATCGACAGCTACCAGTTCGATGGCCTGCCCACGCAGATGGTGCAGAACTGGAGCTACGGCGATTCCGGCTTGGACCTGGCCCTGTATGACCGCGTGGAAGTGGTGCGTGGCGCCACCGGCCTGCTCAGCGGCGCCGGCAATCCCTCCGCCTCGGTGAACCTGATCCGCAAGCATGCCGACAGCGCCGAGCTGACGGGCACCGTGTCGGTCAACGTGGGCAGCTGGGGCCGCACCCGCAGCACGGTGGACGTGACCGCGCCGTTGAACGCCAGCGGCTCGGTGCGCGCGCGCGTGATCGGCAGCTACCTGGACACCGACGCGCAGATGGACCGCTACAACCAGCATAAGACGCTGGGCTATGCGGTGATCGACGCCGACCTGACCCCGGACACGCAGTTGAGCGTGGGCTACGACTACCAGCAGAAGCGGGCCAACGGCGCCACCTGGGGTGGCTTCCCGATGCTGTACTCCGACGGCACCTCGACCGGCTACGACGCATCGTTCAACGCCAGCCCGAACTGGACCTACTGGGACACCACCAGCAAGCGCGCCTTCGCCACGCTGGAACATGGCTTCGCCAACGGCTGGACATTCAAGATCGGTGCAACGCACGACGAGAGCAAGGCCGACGACAAGCTGTTCTACCCGGCGTATAACGACTGGACCTCGGGCGCGTCGAACTTCGACAAGACCACCGGTGCCGGCATCTCGCCGTCGGCCGGCTTCTACAACACCGAGCGCAAGGTCAACGCGGTCGATGGTTTCGTGGACGGTCCGTTCCAGCTGTTCGGCCGCGAGCACCAGTTCATGGCCGGCCTCAGTTACAACAAGCGCGAGTACGCCAACTACGGCGACTACCAGGTAGGTGGCGCAAATCTGCCGTGGGATCCCTTCACCAGCTACCTGAACTGGAATGGCGACATCGCCGAGCCGAACTGGAATGCGCTTGCACTGGCCAGCCGCGGCACCATCACCCAGAAGGCCGGCTACGCCGCCACCCGCCTGTCGCTTGCTGACCCGCTGAAGCTGATCATCGGCGCGCGCTACACCGACTGGAAGAGTGAAGGCGAAGACGCCGACCGCTCGCACAAGGTGACCACGCCGTATGCCGGGCTGGTGTTCGACATCAATGACACCTACTCCACCTATGCGTCCTATACCGAGATCTTCCAGCCGCAGATGCTGAAGAACCGTAACGGCAGCTACCTGGACCCGGTGGACGGCAAGAGCTACGAAGTGGGCGTCAAGGGTGCATGGTTCGACGACCGCTTGAATGCCTCGCTTGCCGTGTTCCGTATCGAGCAGGACAACGTGGGCCAGTCCACCGGCGAACCGGTGGTGGGCGGAACGGGCGGCGAAACTGCCTACATCGCCGCACGCGGCACGGTGAGCCGGGGTTTCGAGTTTGAAGTGAACGGCGAACTGGCCCCGGGCTGGAACGCCACCTTCGGTGCCTCGCGCTACGTGGCCAAGGACATCAACGACGCGGACATCAATACCAACCTGCCGCAGACGACGATCAAGCTGTTCACCAGCTACACCCCGCAATCGCTGACGGCGCTGACCGTGGGCGGCGGTGCCAACTGGCAGAACCGCATCTACTACCCGGTGCCCGCGTACGGCCGCATCGAGCAGGAGGGCTACGCCCTGGTCAGCGCCTTCGTGCGCTACCGCATCTCGCCCGAGTTCAGCGTGCAGGCCAATCTCAACAATCTGCTGGACAAGACGTACTTCTCGCAGATCAACGGCTACGGTGCGTACGGCGACGGCCGCAACGGCTCGATCACGTTCAACTGGTCGTTCTGA
- a CDS encoding LysE family translocator gives MNLHTWWIFAVTVFVLCGTPGPNMLHVMTRSVRVGFRRSVAAMAGCLTALVLALSISAAGLGAVLKASPLVFDVLRYAGVAYLVYLGIKAWRGGDAPIDVGSTAAIAPSKRRILFRDGFIIGISNPKLLLFASAFLPQFVDLGQPQLPQFVVLVGTFALMEMFWYAVYAAGGRGLASYLARPGLRKVFDRVVGTIFIGFGLALLRARP, from the coding sequence ATGAACCTGCATACCTGGTGGATCTTCGCCGTCACCGTGTTCGTCCTGTGCGGCACGCCGGGGCCGAACATGCTGCACGTGATGACCCGCAGCGTGCGGGTCGGCTTCCGTCGCAGCGTGGCGGCCATGGCCGGCTGCCTCACCGCGCTGGTGCTGGCCCTGTCGATCTCCGCGGCCGGGCTGGGTGCGGTGCTGAAAGCCTCGCCGCTGGTGTTCGACGTGCTGCGCTATGCGGGCGTGGCCTACCTGGTCTACCTGGGCATCAAGGCCTGGCGTGGCGGCGATGCGCCGATCGATGTGGGCAGCACCGCGGCGATCGCACCCAGCAAGCGCCGCATCCTGTTCCGCGATGGCTTCATCATCGGCATCAGCAACCCCAAGCTGCTGTTGTTCGCGTCGGCGTTCCTGCCGCAGTTCGTCGACCTCGGCCAGCCGCAGCTGCCGCAGTTCGTGGTGCTGGTAGGCACCTTCGCGCTGATGGAGATGTTCTGGTACGCGGTGTACGCCGCCGGTGGGCGCGGCCTGGCCAGTTATCTGGCGCGCCCGGGCCTGCGCAAGGTGTTTGATCGCGTGGTGGGCACCATCTTCATCGGCTTCGGGCTGGCGCTGCTGCGCGCCCGACCGTAG
- a CDS encoding VOC family protein codes for MVARNTICLWFDGTALDAATFYAQTFPDSAVNAVHHAPSDFPSGRQGDVLTVDFTVAGIPCIGLNGGPAFTHSEAFSFQIATDDQAETDRLWNAIVGNGGQESACGWCRDKWGLSWQITPRVLTEAVTSEDPGVARRAFEAMMTMRKIDVAAIEAAIRG; via the coding sequence ATGGTGGCCAGGAATACGATCTGCCTCTGGTTCGACGGCACCGCGCTGGACGCGGCCACGTTCTACGCCCAGACCTTTCCCGACAGTGCGGTCAACGCCGTGCACCATGCGCCCAGTGACTTTCCGTCGGGCAGGCAGGGCGACGTGCTGACCGTGGACTTCACCGTGGCCGGCATTCCGTGCATCGGCCTCAACGGCGGCCCGGCGTTCACGCACAGCGAGGCGTTCTCCTTCCAGATCGCTACCGACGACCAGGCCGAGACGGACCGGCTGTGGAACGCCATCGTCGGCAACGGCGGCCAGGAAAGCGCCTGCGGCTGGTGCCGCGACAAATGGGGCCTGTCCTGGCAGATCACCCCGCGCGTGTTGACCGAGGCGGTCACCAGCGAGGATCCGGGCGTGGCCAGGCGCGCATTCGAGGCGATGATGACCATGCGCAAGATCGATGTAGCGGCGATTGAAGCAGCCATCCGGGGCTGA
- a CDS encoding LuxR family transcriptional regulator has translation MTTALLQAAPLALFAATPAASPLAGRWAIDVATLPMPAADRPKSVLLEFKDAGAGRWTTRAEIVDPKGRKMTADSTLPLDGTPGPIAGNYGADVASLSMPAPNVLVMQLVDHGTPASTRIYTVAGDGNRMTESKAFFSKDGKPILMTIHFTRVP, from the coding sequence CTGACCACGGCCTTGCTGCAGGCCGCGCCTCTGGCGCTGTTTGCCGCCACGCCTGCCGCGTCCCCCCTGGCCGGGCGCTGGGCCATCGATGTCGCCACGCTGCCGATGCCGGCGGCCGACCGACCCAAGAGTGTGCTGCTGGAATTCAAGGATGCGGGCGCGGGCCGCTGGACCACCCGCGCCGAGATCGTCGATCCGAAGGGCCGAAAGATGACCGCCGACAGCACCCTGCCGCTGGATGGCACGCCCGGCCCGATCGCGGGCAACTACGGCGCCGACGTGGCCTCGCTCAGCATGCCCGCGCCGAACGTGCTGGTGATGCAGCTGGTGGACCACGGCACGCCGGCGTCCACGCGTATCTACACCGTGGCCGGCGATGGCAACCGGATGACCGAGTCGAAGGCCTTTTTCAGCAAGGACGGCAAGCCGATCCTGATGACGATCCACTTCACGCGCGTGCCCTGA